Proteins from a genomic interval of Schaalia odontolytica:
- a CDS encoding App1 family protein — MIGLMRLRPPLIDDESPSLALALTAGAGELASTLLVAAMSKGWYYPGVVGFGGIGSQRSARILGRVLMARGDDGRSWLQTRRGWRQFFNAQVPRQPVLVTVGRARRLAFADRGGFVDMTILGHGLTPGWHDATIQVLHAGDVRALGMSEDTAAKLAATLRTATPLPAPASAMHERPRKGRIRAGRPACVRVRIVSDQERFGVVSDIDDTVMVSMLPRLVTAAKHAFVDRVSSREAVPGMAHLLTTLTTASASSEDVPPGVHSPIMYLSTGAWNVVPTVRSFLERSGYPAGGFLMTDFGPSNTGWFRSGPEHKRRELRRLARMFPQMRWLLVGDDGQRDPEIYAEFARDFPRNVAGIAIRSLSEIEQFMAHGSFEAMVPDALWTVPEGVPVWYGSDGEALLHNIRGRGTVGPLTPH; from the coding sequence ATGATTGGCCTAATGCGTTTGCGACCACCACTCATCGACGACGAATCTCCCTCGCTCGCACTGGCCCTCACGGCCGGCGCGGGCGAGCTGGCGTCAACGCTGCTCGTCGCGGCCATGTCGAAGGGCTGGTACTACCCGGGAGTCGTCGGATTCGGTGGGATCGGGTCCCAGCGCAGCGCCCGAATCCTCGGCCGGGTTCTCATGGCGCGCGGCGACGACGGACGCTCCTGGTTGCAAACACGGCGGGGCTGGCGCCAGTTTTTCAACGCGCAGGTTCCCCGCCAGCCGGTTCTCGTCACGGTTGGTCGGGCCCGCAGGCTCGCATTTGCGGACCGCGGCGGCTTCGTCGATATGACGATCCTGGGCCACGGCCTGACGCCCGGCTGGCACGACGCGACGATTCAGGTTCTGCATGCCGGTGACGTTCGCGCCCTGGGCATGTCAGAGGACACCGCCGCCAAGCTCGCGGCCACCTTACGTACCGCTACCCCCCTGCCCGCCCCCGCCTCGGCGATGCACGAGCGTCCCCGCAAGGGACGTATCCGCGCCGGGCGTCCGGCCTGCGTACGCGTGCGCATCGTCTCCGACCAGGAGCGATTCGGCGTCGTCTCCGACATTGACGACACCGTCATGGTCTCGATGCTGCCGCGCCTTGTGACGGCAGCCAAGCACGCGTTCGTCGACCGCGTCTCCTCCCGTGAAGCGGTCCCCGGCATGGCCCACCTGCTGACGACGCTGACCACCGCCTCCGCCTCCTCCGAGGACGTCCCCCCGGGCGTTCACTCGCCCATCATGTACCTGTCGACCGGGGCGTGGAACGTCGTGCCCACCGTTCGTTCGTTCCTGGAGCGCAGCGGCTACCCGGCGGGCGGATTCCTCATGACGGACTTCGGCCCCTCAAACACGGGATGGTTCCGTTCCGGCCCCGAGCACAAGCGCCGGGAGCTGCGCCGCCTGGCGCGCATGTTCCCGCAGATGCGCTGGCTCCTCGTGGGCGACGACGGGCAGCGCGACCCCGAGATCTACGCCGAGTTCGCGCGAGACTTCCCGCGCAACGTCGCCGGAATCGCGATTCGTTCACTGTCCGAAATCGAGCAATTCATGGCGCACGGCAGCTTCGAGGCGATGGTCCCGGACGCCCTGTGGACCGTTCCCGAGGGCGTGCCCGTCTGGTACGGATCCGACGGGGAGGCGCTGCTTCACAATATCCGAGGCCGCGGCACGGTGGGGCCCCTCACGCCACACTGA
- a CDS encoding acyl-CoA dehydrogenase family protein, with product MSFLTPDLRSRIHERAGLADAANTYPAEDLADLSAAGYLRAFVPVEFGGAGLTLAEIAAEQTALAKAAPGTALGINMHQIIVGLGRYLVAHGNARGEQILRDAAAGEVFGFGISEPGNDLVLFGSTTRATANEAGGYSFEGTKIFTSLSPVWTRLLVFGRAETEEGPKSVFGIVHRGDPGYTIKDDWDTLGMRATQSMTTLLQGVEVPAERILTVTDPGPSTDPVIFGIFSHFEILLAATYQGVGERAVEVAAEHVATRRSVKNQATYSNDPDIRWRIAEAALLMNAVGPQIRELARDIDAGVDRGRSWMPQLSAAKNAAAEATLRAVEQAMRACGGSAYYNTHELSRLYRDALAGLFQPSDQESLHAAWANLILGPIEKAE from the coding sequence TTGAGCTTCCTGACACCCGACCTGCGCTCCCGCATCCACGAGCGCGCCGGCCTCGCCGACGCCGCCAACACCTACCCGGCGGAGGACCTCGCGGACCTGAGCGCGGCCGGCTACCTCCGCGCTTTCGTTCCGGTCGAGTTCGGTGGCGCGGGGCTGACGCTCGCCGAGATCGCCGCCGAGCAGACGGCGCTGGCCAAGGCGGCTCCCGGCACGGCACTGGGCATCAACATGCATCAGATCATCGTGGGTCTCGGTCGCTACCTGGTCGCCCACGGCAACGCGCGAGGCGAGCAGATCCTGCGCGACGCGGCCGCCGGCGAGGTCTTCGGCTTCGGCATCTCCGAACCCGGCAACGACCTCGTTCTCTTCGGCTCCACGACGCGCGCGACCGCGAACGAAGCGGGGGGATACTCCTTCGAGGGAACCAAGATCTTCACGTCCCTGTCCCCCGTGTGGACGCGTCTGCTCGTCTTCGGGCGGGCCGAGACCGAGGAGGGCCCCAAGTCCGTGTTCGGAATCGTCCACCGGGGCGATCCAGGCTATACGATCAAGGACGACTGGGACACCCTGGGGATGCGCGCCACCCAGTCCATGACGACCCTCCTGCAGGGCGTGGAAGTACCCGCGGAGCGCATTCTCACGGTGACGGATCCCGGCCCCAGCACCGACCCGGTCATCTTCGGGATCTTCTCCCACTTCGAGATCCTGCTGGCCGCCACCTACCAGGGCGTGGGCGAGCGCGCCGTCGAGGTGGCGGCCGAGCACGTCGCAACGAGGCGGTCGGTCAAGAACCAGGCGACGTACTCCAATGACCCGGACATCCGGTGGCGCATCGCCGAGGCCGCCCTGCTGATGAACGCGGTCGGCCCCCAGATTCGCGAGCTCGCACGCGACATCGACGCGGGCGTGGACCGCGGTCGCTCCTGGATGCCGCAGCTGTCCGCCGCGAAGAACGCGGCGGCCGAGGCCACGCTGCGCGCCGTCGAGCAGGCGATGCGCGCGTGCGGGGGCAGCGCCTACTACAACACGCACGAACTCTCGCGCCTGTACCGAGACGCGCTCGCCGGCCTCTTCCAGCCCTCCGATCAGGAGTCACTCCACGCCGCGTGGGCGAACCTGATCCTGGGCCCCATCGAGAAGGCCGAGTAG
- a CDS encoding LytR C-terminal domain-containing protein produces the protein MSTPNAPHPALTPRERFLRERQQRQNTTFSIIGVAMIVAAVLAALVFTGLLPIPFGNGFSEKIKYAEVGDVPCPTQSAKPVPPSQISVTVINTTQHAGLASKASDMLATAGFQMQEPDNAEVEYTGKVRITAGASAVDAAYSVARFFPGARVRLSDATDSSVKVELGTFYDGAMSAEDVQRVLKSSDSVEQPTKCLPMSGTHDK, from the coding sequence GTGAGTACTCCGAACGCGCCCCACCCCGCCCTGACTCCGCGCGAGCGTTTCCTGCGCGAGCGGCAACAGCGTCAGAACACGACGTTCTCCATCATCGGCGTCGCGATGATCGTGGCCGCGGTGTTGGCGGCTCTGGTGTTCACCGGGCTCCTGCCCATTCCTTTCGGCAACGGCTTCTCGGAGAAGATCAAGTACGCGGAGGTCGGCGACGTGCCGTGCCCGACCCAGAGCGCTAAGCCGGTGCCCCCCTCCCAGATCAGCGTCACCGTCATCAACACCACGCAGCATGCGGGCCTGGCCAGCAAGGCCTCGGACATGCTGGCGACCGCGGGATTCCAGATGCAAGAACCCGACAACGCGGAGGTCGAGTACACGGGCAAGGTGCGCATCACGGCGGGAGCCTCGGCGGTCGACGCGGCATACTCGGTTGCCCGCTTCTTCCCGGGTGCGCGTGTGCGTCTCAGCGACGCGACGGACTCGTCAGTGAAGGTCGAACTCGGCACCTTCTACGACGGGGCGATGAGCGCCGAGGACGTTCAGCGCGTCTTGAAGTCCTCAGATTCGGTTGAACAGCCCACCAAGTGCCTGCCGATGTCGGGCACGCACGACAAGTAG
- a CDS encoding multicopper oxidase domain-containing protein, with translation MADLTLSSSPSPRSDAPKESSARPTLKARVSPAGDHAPVNRTAGAIVGVVSVVALALAVFLSSPSATTAQEGATVPGASSVTATGHTTRVAVGVEGMSFTPNHIEVPVGDRLIVDFTNSGDQRHDLVFESGVTSGSLATGETKELDLGIVSGDMEGWCSLPGHRQAGMTIHVQAVGASSPGSSSTPAPSTHSHDHGHGASSGPASPTELTDYAATIDARDPVLPPATNETERHYTFTVTEQTARVTDSLTRETWTFNGDAPGPILRGHVGDTFHITLVNNGTMSHSLDFHAGLVAPDNVMRSIEPGQSLDYTFVAKNAGIWLYHCSTAPMSMHIANGMFGAVIIDPTDLDGVDREYVMIASELYLGGDGQSADASLLSALQPNAMAFNGVPFQYKAHPIEVKTGERVRVWVMDAGPNLATTFHVVGTQFDTVWREGAYVIRGGGSGGGWGQVLALGAAEGGFVEFTPVEAGHYSFVNHALSLAEKGQVGVFEVSD, from the coding sequence GTGGCTGACCTCACCCTCTCCTCGTCTCCGTCGCCCCGCAGCGATGCCCCGAAGGAGTCTTCCGCAAGACCGACCCTCAAGGCGCGCGTCAGCCCTGCGGGCGACCACGCGCCCGTGAACAGGACAGCCGGGGCGATCGTCGGCGTCGTCTCGGTCGTTGCTCTCGCGCTGGCGGTCTTCCTGTCCTCCCCCTCGGCCACCACCGCCCAGGAGGGAGCGACGGTACCGGGCGCCTCGTCCGTGACCGCGACCGGGCACACGACGCGCGTCGCTGTGGGCGTCGAGGGAATGTCCTTCACCCCGAACCACATCGAGGTCCCCGTCGGGGATCGCCTGATCGTCGACTTCACGAACTCCGGGGATCAGCGTCACGACCTCGTGTTCGAGTCGGGTGTCACCTCCGGTTCGCTCGCCACCGGGGAAACGAAGGAACTGGACCTGGGGATCGTATCGGGGGACATGGAGGGTTGGTGCTCGTTGCCCGGCCACCGCCAGGCGGGCATGACGATCCACGTGCAGGCCGTCGGCGCCTCATCGCCGGGATCCTCCTCCACGCCCGCGCCGTCCACTCACTCCCACGATCACGGCCACGGCGCCTCGTCGGGTCCCGCGAGCCCAACCGAGCTGACCGACTACGCCGCGACGATCGACGCACGCGACCCGGTCCTGCCGCCAGCCACAAACGAGACCGAGCGCCACTACACGTTCACCGTCACCGAGCAGACCGCGCGCGTCACCGACTCCCTGACGCGCGAGACGTGGACGTTCAACGGTGATGCGCCGGGGCCGATCTTGCGCGGCCACGTCGGAGACACCTTCCACATCACTCTTGTCAACAACGGTACGATGAGCCATTCTCTGGACTTCCACGCGGGCCTGGTCGCCCCCGACAACGTCATGCGCTCGATCGAGCCGGGGCAGAGCCTGGACTACACCTTCGTCGCAAAGAACGCCGGAATCTGGCTCTACCACTGCTCGACCGCCCCCATGTCGATGCACATCGCCAACGGCATGTTCGGCGCCGTCATCATCGACCCGACCGACCTGGATGGCGTTGACCGCGAGTACGTCATGATCGCCTCCGAGCTCTACCTGGGCGGCGACGGGCAGAGCGCCGACGCCTCGCTCCTGTCGGCGCTGCAACCCAATGCGATGGCGTTCAACGGCGTGCCCTTCCAGTACAAGGCGCACCCCATCGAAGTCAAGACCGGTGAGCGCGTGCGCGTGTGGGTCATGGACGCGGGCCCCAACCTGGCAACCACCTTCCACGTGGTGGGCACCCAGTTCGACACGGTCTGGCGCGAGGGCGCCTACGTGATCCGGGGCGGCGGCAGCGGCGGCGGTTGGGGTCAGGTGCTCGCCCTCGGGGCCGCTGAAGGCGGCTTCGTGGAGTTCACCCCCGTCGAGGCCGGGCACTACTCCTTCGTCAACCATGCGCTGTCTCTGGCCGAGAAGGGGCAGGTTGGGGTCTTCGAGGTGAGCGACTGA
- a CDS encoding MFS transporter gives MLGTYLDILRYRDAWKFSAAGLVLRLPMSMVGLSTILMVRAEYGNYTLAGAVSAVNIVVMAICAPLLARLVDRHGQLRVMGPAWIVSTLSMCALVTAVIMHAPEWLLFIPAALAGATWGAPGALVRSRWSTILRKPGQLTTAYALESAVDEFVYIVGPVLSTVLGTAVHPASGLVISITSLAVGGALFLSRRSSEPAIIPHDPDAPRESVIRKPVVLVMAATYIGMGMTFGAMEVSMVSFTEERGAPALGGILLAIFSIGSLAAALVYGARTWRRPTWQLFAMGVVAMALGMSAFPFALNLWAMTVVILITGVTCAPTMTNVNVIIQKSVPAGKLTEGLTWMSTSINLGTSLGTAIAGPAIDAVGARGGLYTMAGAGWAMVLLMLIGLRTLRTTDAAPTPRLPLD, from the coding sequence ATGCTCGGCACCTATCTCGACATTCTGCGCTACCGGGACGCCTGGAAATTTTCCGCGGCTGGACTTGTGCTGCGTCTGCCCATGTCGATGGTCGGATTGTCAACCATCCTGATGGTGCGCGCCGAGTACGGCAACTACACCCTCGCGGGCGCCGTCTCCGCCGTCAACATCGTCGTCATGGCGATCTGCGCACCGCTCCTGGCGCGCCTCGTGGACCGCCACGGACAGCTGCGCGTCATGGGCCCCGCGTGGATCGTCTCCACCCTGTCGATGTGTGCGCTCGTCACCGCCGTCATCATGCACGCACCCGAGTGGCTGCTCTTCATCCCGGCAGCCCTCGCCGGCGCCACGTGGGGAGCGCCCGGCGCGCTCGTGCGCTCGCGCTGGTCAACGATCCTGCGCAAGCCCGGCCAACTCACGACGGCCTACGCCCTCGAGTCCGCCGTTGACGAGTTCGTCTACATCGTCGGCCCCGTGCTCTCCACCGTTCTCGGCACAGCCGTGCACCCCGCCAGCGGACTCGTCATTTCGATCACCAGCCTCGCGGTCGGGGGCGCCCTCTTCCTGTCGCGTCGATCCTCCGAACCCGCGATCATTCCCCACGACCCGGATGCACCCCGCGAGTCCGTCATCCGCAAACCCGTCGTCCTTGTCATGGCCGCGACCTACATCGGCATGGGCATGACGTTTGGCGCGATGGAAGTGTCGATGGTCAGCTTCACCGAGGAGCGAGGCGCGCCCGCGCTCGGCGGGATCCTCCTGGCGATCTTTTCGATCGGATCGCTGGCGGCCGCACTCGTGTACGGAGCTCGCACGTGGCGACGTCCCACCTGGCAACTCTTCGCGATGGGTGTCGTCGCAATGGCGCTGGGAATGAGCGCCTTCCCCTTCGCCCTCAACCTGTGGGCGATGACGGTCGTCATCCTCATCACGGGCGTCACCTGCGCGCCCACGATGACGAACGTCAACGTCATCATCCAGAAGTCAGTCCCGGCCGGGAAACTCACCGAGGGATTGACCTGGATGTCGACCTCGATCAATCTGGGCACCTCGCTGGGAACCGCCATCGCCGGTCCGGCAATCGACGCGGTGGGCGCGCGCGGCGGCCTCTACACCATGGCCGGAGCCGGATGGGCGATGGTCCTCCTCATGCTCATCGGACTGCGTACCCTGCGCACGACCGATGCCGCCCCCACCCCCAGGCTTCCGCTCGACTGA